From the genome of Veillonellales bacterium, one region includes:
- a CDS encoding carbon-nitrogen family hydrolase gives MKVALIQMDIALGDVEANRRKAMTLIQAGLQQQAKLFVLPELWTTGYILDQLTTLGEPDNGPTVQMLQTVAKENHVEIITGSIAEIRDGKIYNTAYAINGKGNIINKYSKIHLVPMMDEDKFLTPGDHRSLFDLSFGKAGAIICYDLRFTELSRALAVDGCQALFIPAEWPDIRGKHWRILNMARAIENQMFIIAVNRVGKDPNNTFFGHSLLIDPWGDILAEGSETEEQVIVADVDFSIVDTIRQQIPVFADRRPQYY, from the coding sequence ATGAAAGTCGCACTCATTCAAATGGATATCGCCTTGGGCGATGTGGAAGCCAACCGGCGTAAGGCGATGACACTGATCCAGGCAGGCTTGCAGCAGCAGGCGAAGCTGTTTGTGCTGCCGGAACTGTGGACGACCGGCTATATTCTCGATCAGTTAACAACGCTGGGTGAGCCGGATAACGGGCCGACGGTTCAAATGCTGCAAACAGTGGCCAAAGAGAATCATGTGGAGATTATTACTGGCTCTATTGCCGAAATTCGGGATGGGAAGATTTATAATACGGCTTATGCTATTAACGGCAAGGGAAATATTATAAATAAATACAGCAAGATCCATCTGGTGCCGATGATGGACGAAGACAAGTTTTTGACGCCGGGAGATCACCGAAGTTTATTTGATTTAAGCTTCGGTAAGGCGGGGGCTATCATCTGCTATGATCTCCGTTTTACCGAACTGTCCCGGGCTTTAGCTGTAGACGGCTGTCAAGCGTTGTTTATCCCGGCGGAATGGCCGGATATTCGCGGTAAGCATTGGCGGATATTGAATATGGCCCGGGCAATTGAAAACCAAATGTTCATCATTGCCGTCAACCGGGTGGGGAAAGATCCCAATAATACTTTTTTCGGTCACTCCCTGCTTATCGATCCCTGGGGTGACATTCTGGCGGAAGGTTCGGAAACGGAAGAACAAGTTATTGTAGCCGATGTGGATTTTAGCATTGTCGATACCATTCGGCAACAGATACCGGTCTTCGCCGACCGGCGTCCCCAATACTATTAA
- a CDS encoding DUF2848 domain-containing protein, with protein MELTVCTAQKKEKTEFAVRHVFCAGYAGRNQAKVKEHIDELAKIGVPAPLRTPTVYPVSPYLFTNERTVTVQGKQTSGEVEFVLFLQEDKIWVSIGSDQTDRELETSNIGKSKQMCIKPVGNVVWNYAEVKDHWDSLILRSWITDEKGKRLYQEGAVTALLPVAELIAVIRRETKASLDGAVIYSGTVPIQEGFVYAKKWELELEDPVLDRKITHSYEVAVLAEEMVDA; from the coding sequence ATGGAACTAACGGTATGCACAGCCCAGAAAAAAGAAAAAACTGAATTTGCTGTCCGCCATGTATTTTGCGCCGGTTATGCCGGACGAAATCAGGCCAAAGTAAAAGAACATATTGATGAATTGGCAAAGATCGGCGTTCCGGCGCCTTTACGGACTCCTACCGTATATCCGGTTAGTCCTTATTTATTTACGAATGAAAGGACTGTCACGGTTCAGGGAAAGCAAACGTCAGGGGAAGTGGAATTTGTTTTGTTTCTCCAGGAAGATAAGATATGGGTTTCTATTGGCAGCGACCAGACCGACCGTGAGCTGGAAACTTCTAATATTGGGAAATCGAAGCAAATGTGTATCAAGCCGGTAGGAAATGTTGTCTGGAATTATGCAGAAGTCAAAGATCATTGGGATTCTTTAATTCTCCGTTCCTGGATAACCGATGAGAAAGGCAAGCGACTGTATCAGGAGGGAGCGGTTACCGCTTTGCTGCCGGTAGCGGAATTAATTGCGGTAATCCGCCGGGAAACCAAGGCTTCGCTGGATGGTGCTGTAATCTATTCCGGAACGGTGCCGATCCAGGAAGGGTTTGTCTATGCTAAAAAATGGGAGCTTGAATTGGAAGATCCCGTGTTGGATCGAAAGATCACCCATAGTTACGAAGTGGCTGTGCTGGCGGAGGAGATGGTTGATGCATGA
- a CDS encoding asparaginase produces MKKVVVIATGGTIAMRYDPVRNGVFPAVTGAQLIEAVPPLSALCPVEVLEFSNIPSPHMTPRQMFRLAHYVDDVLEQEEVAGVVVTHGTDTLEETAYLLDLTVKSGKPVCLTAAMRDSAQISPDGPKNILCAVKTAWSGQAAGKGVLVVMNEEIHAAREVTKTHSANPKTFASPFWGPIGYVDEDRVIFRREPLQLQKIQPVMLVEEVYLIKLAAGADDFLIRCLVEKKVKGIVVEGFGRGNVPPAVVPGIQAALDKGIPVVLTTRVLGGRVLDIYGYEGSATALKSMGVILAGESSGPKARIKLMLALGVTEDREKIAAYYDVP; encoded by the coding sequence ATGAAAAAAGTTGTTGTCATTGCTACCGGCGGGACCATTGCCATGCGCTATGATCCCGTTCGGAATGGCGTTTTTCCGGCAGTTACCGGAGCCCAGCTTATTGAGGCCGTGCCGCCATTATCTGCGCTATGTCCAGTGGAGGTATTGGAGTTCTCCAATATACCCAGTCCCCATATGACTCCCCGGCAGATGTTCCGGCTGGCTCACTATGTGGATGATGTGCTGGAGCAGGAAGAAGTTGCCGGGGTTGTCGTGACTCACGGTACCGATACACTGGAAGAAACGGCGTATCTGCTGGATCTGACAGTGAAGTCCGGCAAGCCGGTCTGTCTTACGGCCGCCATGCGGGATTCGGCTCAGATCAGTCCCGACGGGCCGAAGAATATCCTCTGCGCCGTGAAAACTGCCTGGAGCGGCCAAGCTGCAGGGAAGGGGGTATTGGTAGTTATGAACGAAGAAATTCATGCTGCCCGGGAAGTGACGAAAACTCACTCGGCCAATCCAAAAACGTTTGCCTCTCCCTTTTGGGGACCCATCGGCTATGTGGATGAAGACAGAGTGATTTTTCGCCGTGAACCCCTTCAACTGCAAAAGATTCAACCGGTTATGCTGGTGGAAGAGGTGTATTTAATCAAACTGGCGGCAGGTGCCGATGACTTTTTAATCCGCTGCTTGGTGGAAAAGAAAGTGAAAGGCATTGTCGTCGAAGGCTTTGGACGGGGCAATGTGCCCCCTGCCGTCGTTCCCGGCATTCAAGCAGCGCTGGACAAGGGAATACCGGTCGTTTTGACGACACGGGTTTTAGGAGGGCGGGTTTTGGATATCTATGGCTACGAAGGTTCCGCCACAGCATTAAAATCAATGGGGGTTATTTTGGCCGGCGAGAGCAGTGGTCCTAAAGCTCGGATCAAATTGATGCTGGCTCTTGGTGTTACAGAAGACCGGGAAAAAATCGCCGCTTATTATGATGTACCATAA
- a CDS encoding GntR family transcriptional regulator produces the protein MEITQVAKAVSYKEKIYEEIKTAIINRVLKPGEQLNERILADKLGISRTPLREAFKRLETEGWVVTEAWKGTYVTEITAEDIEEVSQLRMTLEVMVIELIIQKITPGQLLKIKELHQNQAQLGDEFKAGDFIELDRNFHMYLAELTGNKRLIQILANLSDMMRRLGITAIQTAKRYRETLQEHAGIITALEAKDLVKAKQAVLFHVLNTQKNIYKHWENRESQTEIQS, from the coding sequence ATGGAAATCACACAAGTGGCAAAGGCAGTTTCTTATAAGGAAAAGATTTATGAAGAGATTAAAACGGCTATTATTAACCGAGTGCTGAAACCGGGCGAGCAATTAAACGAAAGAATTCTTGCCGACAAGCTGGGGATTAGCCGTACGCCGCTGAGAGAGGCATTCAAGCGGCTGGAAACGGAAGGCTGGGTCGTGACGGAGGCATGGAAGGGGACTTACGTGACTGAGATCACTGCGGAGGATATTGAAGAAGTGTCTCAGTTGCGGATGACCTTGGAGGTCATGGTCATAGAACTCATTATTCAAAAGATCACTCCCGGCCAATTGCTTAAAATTAAGGAGCTGCACCAGAATCAGGCCCAGCTGGGGGATGAATTTAAAGCCGGTGATTTCATTGAACTGGACCGGAATTTTCATATGTACCTGGCGGAGCTGACCGGGAATAAACGGTTGATTCAGATTTTGGCCAATCTCAGCGATATGATGCGGCGGCTGGGGATTACGGCGATTCAAACAGCAAAACGCTATCGGGAAACATTGCAGGAGCATGCCGGTATCATCACTGCGTTGGAAGCAAAAGATCTCGTCAAGGCAAAGCAGGCGGTTCTATTTCATGTGCTAAATACGCAAAAAAATATTTATAAACACTGGGAAAATCGGGAATCACAAACAGAGATTCAGAGTTGA